ATACCCTTGTTATGAATGAATTCCCCCGATAAATAGGGAGGTTTTCCCCAATCTAGTAACTCAAGCGTTTGATAGAGCTAAATGTATAACTAGTTATTTATTTTTCAAGGAACCATTAAGCATACCTACAGCAACAGTATGCTCCTCATTAAATCTTACGACGGACATGCCTTACATATGCCTATCTCGTCTATTATTTAGTCCTTTTATAGGAGTCGTATAACTTTTGCTAGAAAACTCACTTCAGTCCAGATGTCCAAGAGATCTTTTTCGCACGATTTTCGAACACCACACCATAAATGCTTTGACTCCATGCTAGAAGTTGCTTTTGAGCTTAAAGTTACTCATCCGCTTGGATTTACCGGTGCCCACCAGCAATTATATCTATCAATTGTTTTCCCAAAATAATGATTACGGACAATAAATAATAAAGACCACAGCGAAATGCCGTGGCCTTTATTATTTATTAGCTATACTATCCACTTTATATCTTAGGTGGTCTCCGCCGTCTCAAGCATAAGCGCCTCAGTACGCTCCGTATCACGAATCAGAACCGGCTTCAGATACTTGCCTGTGTAAGACTCCGTAACGGTAATAAGCTTCTCTGGTGTTCCTGTTGCCAGTACGGTTCCGCCACCACTGCCGCCTTCAGGCCCCATATCGATGATATAATCCGCAGTCTTTATAACATCCAGATTATGTTCAATAACAAGGACCGATTCTCCGGAATCCACCAAGCGGTGCAATACCTCTAGTAAACGACCAATATCATCCACATGTAGCCCTGTCGTAGGCTCATCCAAAATATAGAGCGTCTTACCCGTACTACGACGGTATAGCTCGGAAGCTAATTTCACCCGCTGTGCTTCACCACCGGATAATGTCGTGCCTGGCTGACCGATCTTAATGTAACCAAGCCCTACATCCATCAGCGTTTGCATTTTACGATGAATACGCGGGATATTCACGAAGAACTCTGTAGCATCCTCTACCGTCATCTCCAGCACGTCGGAAATATTTTTCCCTTTATACTTCACTTCTAATGTTTCCCGGTTATAGCGTTTGCCCTTACATATTTCGCAAGGAACGTATACATCCGGTAGGAAGTGCATCTCAATCTTGATAATCCCGTCTCCGCGGCAAGCTTCGCAGCGTCCACCTTTAACGTTAAAGCTGAACCGGCCCTTTTGGAATCCGCGTACCTTAGCCTCATTCGTCTTGGAGAACAGATCACGAATATCGTCGAACACACCCGTATAAGTCGCTGGGTTAGAGCGCGGTGTACGCCCGATTGGTGATTGGTCGATTTCAATAACCTTATCGAGATTTTCCAAGCCGCGGATTTCTTTGTGCTGACCCGGCCGAACCTTCACAGCCTTATTCAGTTGTCGTGCCAAGCTCTTGTACAGAATTTCGTTAATAAGTGAAGATTTACCGGAGCCCGATACACCAGTCACCGCCGTAAAAACACCCAATGGAATCTTCACATTCACATTTTTCAGATTATTCTCTTTAGCACCACGGATTTCTATCCAACGATCATCGGTAGCACGACGCTTAGCGGTTACCGGAATAAATTTACGCCCACTTAAATATTCACCAGTTAGGGAATTCGGATCGTTCATAATTTCTTCCGGCGTTCCTTGCGCCATAACTTGTCCACCATGAATACCCGCACCCGGGCCAATATCAATAATATAGTCCGCTGCCATCATCGTGTCTTCGTCATGCTCTACAACAATCAGCGTATTGCCTAGGTCACGCATATGCGCAAGCGTGGAGATCAGGCGATCATTATCCCGTTGATGCAGTCCAATACTTGGCTCATCCAGAATGTATAATACACCCATCAAACTCGACCCAATCTGAGTAGCCAACCGGATACGCTGCGCTTCACCACCAGAAAGCGAACCTGCTGCACGGCTAAGCGTCAAATAGTCCAATCCTACATTCACCAGAAACCCAAGTCGACTGCAGATCTCTTTAAGAATGAGATTCGCAATAGCTGTCTCTTTTTCACTAAGCTCTATTTGTTCAAACCAACGTTGACAATCTCCAATCGAGAGATCGGTAATATCCGAAATGTTACGTTCGTTGATCGTCACCGCTAATATTTCTTTTTTCAGACGTTTGCCTTTACATACATGGCAGGGTTTAGCACTCATGAATCCTTCAATAAACTCACGGATACCATCAGATGCAGTCTCCCGGTAACGCCGCTCCAGATTGGGAATAATCCCTTCAAAAGCAACCATCGCGTCTTTCTTCTGACCAAAATCATTCTCATATTTGAAGCGAACCTTCTCACTGCCTGTACCATGCAGTAGTTTATTCATATGATCAGGTGTTAAACTGCTCACTGGAACGTTCTGTGGAATATTAAAGTGCTCACACACGGATTTCAAAAATTGCGGATAGTAATTGGAGGTACTTCCAGTCCAAGCTAAAAAAGCACCTTCTTCAATAGACTTCTCAGCATCAGGAATAAGCAGGTCTGGATCGACTACCATCTTCATACCAAGCCCATCGCACTCCGTGCAGGCTCCGAACGGACTGTTAAACGAGAA
The window above is part of the Paenibacillus sp. FSL K6-0276 genome. Proteins encoded here:
- the uvrA gene encoding excinuclease ABC subunit UvrA; protein product: MANESIVIKGARAHNLKNIDVTIPRDRFVVLTGLSGSGKSSLAFDTIYAEGQRRYVESLSAYARQFLGQMEKPDVDSIDGLSPAISIDQKTTSRNPRSTVGTVTEIYDYLRLLFARIGHPHCPEHGIEITSQTVEQMVDRIMQYPEKTRLQILAPIISGRKGEHKGLFTDISKQGFVRVRVDGELRDLSEDIELEKNKKHTIEVVVDRIVVKDDMETRLTDSLETALKLSGGKILVDIIGQEELLFSSNFACPVCGFSIEELAPRMFSFNSPFGACTECDGLGMKMVVDPDLLIPDAEKSIEEGAFLAWTGSTSNYYPQFLKSVCEHFNIPQNVPVSSLTPDHMNKLLHGTGSEKVRFKYENDFGQKKDAMVAFEGIIPNLERRYRETASDGIREFIEGFMSAKPCHVCKGKRLKKEILAVTINERNISDITDLSIGDCQRWFEQIELSEKETAIANLILKEICSRLGFLVNVGLDYLTLSRAAGSLSGGEAQRIRLATQIGSSLMGVLYILDEPSIGLHQRDNDRLISTLAHMRDLGNTLIVVEHDEDTMMAADYIIDIGPGAGIHGGQVMAQGTPEEIMNDPNSLTGEYLSGRKFIPVTAKRRATDDRWIEIRGAKENNLKNVNVKIPLGVFTAVTGVSGSGKSSLINEILYKSLARQLNKAVKVRPGQHKEIRGLENLDKVIEIDQSPIGRTPRSNPATYTGVFDDIRDLFSKTNEAKVRGFQKGRFSFNVKGGRCEACRGDGIIKIEMHFLPDVYVPCEICKGKRYNRETLEVKYKGKNISDVLEMTVEDATEFFVNIPRIHRKMQTLMDVGLGYIKIGQPGTTLSGGEAQRVKLASELYRRSTGKTLYILDEPTTGLHVDDIGRLLEVLHRLVDSGESVLVIEHNLDVIKTADYIIDMGPEGGSGGGTVLATGTPEKLITVTESYTGKYLKPVLIRDTERTEALMLETAETT